The nucleotide window atacatgctctcataatcttccctATCTTTTCTTTGTTCAATGTTTTAACCGGATTTCTAACAATTGCAAATCGAGATTGCAAAACTCCAAAAGCCCGCTCCACATCTTTTCGGGTTGCTTCTTGAACTTTAGCAAATAACTCATGTTGAGGAGTTTGTGGGAGTgtgatagattggataaatgtcgaccattttggatatataccgtCTGTGAGGTAGTACGCCAACTTATACGTGTGTCCGTTGACCATGTACTTTACCCTCGGAGCTCGACCTTGTAAAaggtcatcaaaaacaggagaTCGATCGAGaacattaatatcgtttaaggtacctggaAGACCAAAAAAGACGTGCCATATCCAAATATCGTGAGAAGCTACCgcctctaagacaattgtcggttTTCCCGATCCACGTGCATAttgtcctttccaagcggttgtgcagtttttccactcccaatgcatacaatcaaTGCTCCCGACCATCCCAGGAAACCCTCGTTTCTCTCCAATATCTAATAGCCGTTGGAGATCCTCCGGTGTGGGTCGTCGTAGATACTCATTTCCGAATAATTGTATAATTCCGTCTGTGAAATTATGTAAACACGAAAGTGCAGTGGTCTCAGCAAGTCGGAGATATTCATCAACGGTGTCAGCCGCATTACCATAAGCAAGCAGTCGAATAGCAGCAGTACATTTTTGTAGTGCCGTAAGACTCCATCTCCCGGTCGCATCTCTTCTTTGCTGGAAGAATGGAAAGTACTCTTCTAGGCCATGAACAAGACGCAAGAATAAATTCTGATTCATGCGAAAACGGCGTCTGAAAATTGCAGTCGAGAATGTCGGATCTTCGCTGAAATAGTCATTCCATAACTGGTCTTGTCCTCCTTCGCGGTGTCGTTCAACATACTGACGTGTCCTTTGTGGTATGGTTTGGGTCTCCACTATGTCGTTGTATATTTCTTCCACGTATTCATCACAAATTTCGTCCAATCTTGCATCGACTTCATCggatgaagatgatgacatTTCTAGAAAATAATTATCTTAAACAAATAAGATTGGATAGAAATTTTGATTATAGGTTtaaccaaaatattattttaaacaaatgGGCAATGTTACATAATCAAATTTCATTAAATTTCAACATTGGTTTCATTGGTTTACTCCACATTAAAGTTCattattggtttggtttgacTCGTAATCAAATTTGTGCTACCGGTTCAACATTGGTTTCATTGGTTTACAACTCGTAATCAAATTTTTGCTACCGGTTCAACATTGGTTTCATTATTTCTATCAGTAAAAGTCTAGAACAAAGAAAACATCAGCTTGATACAATTCTTAATAGTCACAAACTACAGATGTTGaatcaaataacaaaaaacatCAGTGcagtgtttttaaatattagaaGGGATCAGACAATCATTCAAATACTAGAGGATACACGTTTTTtccaagtttgaaaacaaatagAGTAGATTACCTAAACTTCAGTGCAGTGGTAGATAAGAACAGCTCCGAGGAAAACAAAGAGAGTTGATTAATACAAACTCTCAGAGACAACTACAACACTAGTACTTATACTAAAGGAAACAGAGTCATCCGTGACTCCTACAACACCCGTGGCTCCTGCAACACCCGTGACTCCTTCCCACAAGAGCTACAGACCAAATGCACCCGTGACTCCTTCCCACATGCGTCAACCTGTCAAAACAGAGTGACAAGAGTTAGTAAgcgtttttaaaaatatcaatttcGATCAAATAACACAGTGATCAAGTACACTAAATAGTTATAATACCTAAAAAGCAAGATTAATAAAAGATCATAACATTTCTGACATTAGTTTGAGCTTAAGACTGATTTCCATTTCAGAGAGAGGTTCTGCTTTTGCGAGTAAACGATCAAGAAGCTTCTGTTTCGacagtttttgtttaatttctaAAACCCCCTGTAGTTGCGACAACTCCTCCTCCCtgccactcttcttcttcttaccagcTTTCGCAGCCTTTACTCCTGGTGGTCTAACCTCTGGATCGACAAACTGCTCTTCTTCTGTATCCACCTCCACAGCTTGTTTGCGCTTCTCCTTTGCCGGATATAAGGAGCACCATTTCTGGTCGTGCCTCAGCTCCCTCCAGCAGTTTTCAATAGTTAAAACACcagaaagttaaaaaattaCCTCGTTAAAGAAACATGGCTGGTACGCCCCACTCCTTTGAATCCTTCACAATTTTTCCTgaaaaagaagaacaaacaATCAACTTTCTCAAACTATAAAATTTGATAACTATAAGAGATGAAACAATTAAATAAACTAACCTAGCACATTTATAAGTAACACCAACCCTACTAAAACTATGGTAAAGACCATTCGCTTAGCTCCTGGTTTCTTCTTTGTAAGCTCGCCTATTCTCTTCTCAAGGATGAGCAGCTTCTGCTCACGCTCATTGGCTTCACCCTTAAGCTCACTAAGCTCCGTCTGAATGTCCCTCATCTCCTCCTCGACGGCCACGTCCCACCATTTCCAGACGTGGCAGTCTCCATCATCACCATTGGGGCACGTAATGTACCGTCGGTATGGATCTTTAGGAGTTAGTCCATAACCGTGAACAGGCTCCGACCCACAGTAGCATGTCCTGGGGATTCCATCATCACCCTCTGGTGATGGTTTGTTGTGAATGGCCTCTGCATTCCACTGACTTATCTCAGCTTCAGCCGCGTACATC belongs to Brassica rapa cultivar Chiifu-401-42 chromosome A07, CAAS_Brap_v3.01, whole genome shotgun sequence and includes:
- the LOC103829883 gene encoding uncharacterized protein LOC103829883, with the translated sequence MSSSSSDEVDARLDEICDEYVEEIYNDIVETQTIPQRTRQYVERHREGGQDQLWNDYFSEDPTFSTAIFRRRFRMNQNLFLRLVHGLEEYFPFFQQRRDATGRWSLTALQKCTAAIRLLAYGNAADTVDEYLRLAETTALSCLHNFTDGIIQLFGNEYLRRPTPEDLQRLLDIGEKRGFPGMVGSIDCTLNDINVLDRSPVFDDLLQGRAPRVKYMVNGHTYKLAYYLTDGIYPKWSTFIQSITLPQTPQHELFAKVQEATRKDVERAFGVLQSRFAISKMNGMDTIVLIYLNLKKETPPDVQRWKPRCQQI